The Raphanus sativus cultivar WK10039 chromosome 6, ASM80110v3, whole genome shotgun sequence sequence AACTTACTATGATCAAACACCAATACACAGAACTTCCACTGTCAGTTCCGTTCAACGGCCAACACTCCGGGCCCTATCACGGCGAGAACCACACAGTCTAAGACGGTGGGTCGCTTGATAAAAGACcggaaagagaaaaagaaggaagAGACACGAGCACAAAATGCGCAAATTCACGCCACTGTATCTGTAGCCGGCGTGGCAGCAGCAGTGGCTGCAATCGCTGCTGCGACGGCGGCTTCTTCTAGCACTGGGAAAGATGAGCAGATGGCTAAAACGGACATGGCCGTGGCTTCTGCTGCAACCCTTGTGGCTGCTCAGTGCGTGGAGGCTGCGGAGGTTATGGGAGCTGAAAGAGACTACGTAGCCTCCGTAATTAGCTCCGCCGTCAATGTCCGATCCGCCGGAGATATCATGACATTAACAGCCGGTGCATCCACAGGTTCtttctagtttttatttttaatttattttttggttcatttaactttatgttaattttctgaatttgaCTCAACTAAAATTCATTAATTCAAGTGCTTGCATATTGTTTAGGATGTTTTtctattaatcatattataaattaaatgtctTTTGTTTCTGTGTGGTGCAGCGTTAAGAGGAGTGGCTACATTGAAGGCAAGGGCGACTAAGGAGGTGTGGAACATTGCATCAGTTATTCCAATGGATAAAGGAATCAATCCTGGAGGTTTCAGCAATGTTGATAGTAACGTTAACGGTAGCAATGGCAGCTCAAACAGTAGCCATAGTGGCGAGTTTTTAGCGGAAGATAATTTCTTGGGACATTGCAGCAGAGAATGGCTTGCAAGAGGTTGCCAACTCCTCAAACGCACCCGCAAAGGTACAAACGCAAATCTATTATTTACAGTGCTTCTCTTGTTGTAATATGAAGTGAGAGTTTGTTTCTTGGATCATTTTGTTTTGTCTAATGTCATCGTTTTGGCAGGTGATCTTCATTGGAAAATAGTTTCTGTTTACATAAACAGGCTAAATCAGGTTAGATTCGGTCTCTTTCTTGGCAAATGAAATCATTGATCCGATGAActatgaagaaagaaaaatattaaagagaagagagagtgaTGCATTATTATCGAATCAGTGGAAACTTTTTTGTGACCCACATGAGTGTGATCTTGTTAAAAGaatacaaagagaaaacatgAGTAAATAGATTTCATAAacgaaaaaaaagagagaaaaaatgaaaataaggataaaaacaaaatttcaggATCTGCTTTAGTCTCTGGTACCATTTAATGGTATTACTCTAATGGTTTTGATTGTTCAACATGAAGGTTATGTTGAAGATGAAGAGCAGGCATGTTGGAAGAACCTtctcaaataagaaaaaatgtaaGAGATATTTACCCTAATTATATCAATAACTAACAATAATTAATGTCTGCTAGGTTTCTCTAATTGATCAGCTCGAAGACAAATAGTTTGTCTGGCCTTCTCATAGTACTATAATGTGACATAAATAAAGGGAAAACTTTAGTTATGTCACTGTCTTCTAATACTGTCAAGAATATATGAGttcgaaactttttttttttgaactttgatGTGGGTCTAAATTTGAACTTGGAGATTTGAGTAAGGattaaaatcaaaagtaaaaCGAGAAGAATTGGGTTCACctcctatggtgaacctttaaattcaacAGCTCTCTAATAACCAACCAAAATACCAAATagaataatgattaaaaaatattaaatattttttttaaaaatcaaaataattaaaaaaaatagtgtcaattttaataatgttaatgtcactatctaatctataaactcaaactctataccctaaatccaaattctaaaccctaaattctaaattataaacccaaactctatactctaaacccaaatcttaaatcctaaacccaaaccataaatcataaacccaaaaaaacctgaactctaaacccaaacatataccctaaacccaaattctaaactctaaacccaaaacgtaaatacaaaacccaaactctataccctaaatatttagattaatattgatgttgttcttttgaaatttaaggttaaatattaaagtttggatttagaattctacggtttgggttacggtctagggtttgggtttagggtctaagatttgggtttagggtttatggtttggatttatagtctaagatttgggtttagggtctagggtttgagtttaggatatagttttgagtttagagtttagattttttggtttatggtttgggtttagggtttaaaatttggatttagggtttaagatttgggtttatagTATAGAGCTTgggtttataaattaaaatttagggtttagaatttggatttagggtatagagtttgatttTAGGAATTAAATAatgacattagcattattaaatatgatattatttatttttaaattattttattattaatcaagTTAGCAATTTAATTGGTTATTAGAGAAATGGTAAATTTAAAAGTTCACCATATGGGGTtaacctaagtcttgtccaaAGTAAAAGCAGTGTGGGACTAAAGTGAACAGagaatcaaaacaaaatgagACTCCATCTCTAACTTATTTTTTgtcttaattattttaaatgtaaacaTCAAGACTCCCTTTATATttagatcaaaaaaaaaaaagactccctttatatctttttttttgcctaaTCTTGTTTATTCGTCATTATGTCAGATGTTGTGATGGATGTGAACAAAAATGTACCGGCTTGGCCAGGCCGCCATTTGCTGGAAGGTGGAGAGGGTTTGAGATACTTTGGATTAAAGACAGTTTTGCGAGGGATTGTAGAATTTGAGTGCAAAAGCCAGAGAGAGTATGAAATGTGGACACAAGGTGTCACACGGCTTCTTGCTGTTGCTGCCGAGAGGAATAACAGATATAGGATATGAGGAGTAGCTTACGAGTTAAGAGCTATTGTATATATAAAGGGTGCTTTgcttaaacaaaattttatgtttttaattttttttcttttagtgttTCTGTAAAATGTTTAAAGTTGAAATTATATATGCAAGAAATAAGGTGGTAATCTAATCTGGTGGGTCCATTTTCCATATATCGTGGGAGCATAACAATACTCCTGGTGTCAAAATCAAATTAAAGTACAATTTCAGTTCAAGTGAAGCTGGGTATCATTTTgagaaaattggaaaaaatGTGGGATTTGGTGAAGAGAATCAAACACTTCAGATTCTGAACATTGTGTTGAGCTAAATTTTCCACTGATCAACGTTTTACTTGTCAAAAGACCAAATTACCACAGAACGACACCTAAACCATCTCGGAACATCACTACTTGGTTTAAAATGAGACCTCATAATTTCAAATATCTGATCTG is a genomic window containing:
- the LOC108806841 gene encoding VAN3-binding protein, whose product is MEKPVFEAWRSDPAFQPPETPLEPMEFLSRSWSVSALEASKALAQLTILGDNTVKLEEKSIAGGETEENSLISGNPFSFASFVTSQRVMDRILSQSLEVSPRTSGQLSHSSGPLNSCLTDSPPISTPVMDDIQNFHCQFRSTANTPGPITARTTQSKTVGRLIKDRKEKKKEETRAQNAQIHATVSVAGVAAAVAAIAAATAASSSTGKDEQMAKTDMAVASAATLVAAQCVEAAEVMGAERDYVASVISSAVNVRSAGDIMTLTAGASTALRGVATLKARATKEVWNIASVIPMDKGINPGGFSNVDSNVNGSNGSSNSSHSGEFLAEDNFLGHCSREWLARGCQLLKRTRKGDLHWKIVSVYINRLNQVMLKMKSRHVGRTFSNKKKYVVMDVNKNVPAWPGRHLLEGGEGLRYFGLKTVLRGIVEFECKSQREYEMWTQGVTRLLAVAAERNNRYRI